A region of Beijerinckia sp. 28-YEA-48 DNA encodes the following proteins:
- the accC gene encoding acetyl-CoA carboxylase biotin carboxylase subunit has protein sequence MFDKILIANRGEIALRILRAAKELGIATVAVHSTADADAMHVKLADESVCIGPPTARDSYLNIPALLAACEITGADALHPGYGFLSENARFADICADHGITFIGPKAEHIRTMGDKIEAKKTARRLGIPCVPGSEGGVTDDVEAMKIATEIGFPVLVKAAAGGGGRGMKVARTADDLVDALATARTEAKAAFGDDAVYLEKYLEKPRHIEIQVLGDGQGNAIHLGERDCSLQRRHQKVWEEGPSPALNVEEREKIGEVVAKAMREMAYLGVGTIEFLYEDGQFYFIEMNTRIQVEHPVTEMITGIDLVNEQIKIAAGAPLTITQNDVRISGHAIECRINAEHHATFRPSPGRISYFHPPGGLGVRVDSAVYQGYTIPPYYDSLVGKLIVHGRSRNEALLRLRRALDEFIVDGVETTLPLFRTLVRNADMQNGDYDIHWLEKFLATGGMDPSR, from the coding sequence ATGTTTGACAAGATTCTCATTGCCAACCGAGGCGAAATCGCCCTGCGCATTCTGCGCGCGGCGAAGGAACTCGGGATCGCCACGGTCGCTGTCCATTCCACCGCCGATGCCGACGCCATGCATGTGAAGCTGGCCGATGAATCGGTTTGCATCGGCCCGCCGACCGCGCGCGACAGCTATCTCAACATCCCTGCTCTGCTCGCCGCCTGCGAGATCACCGGCGCCGACGCTTTGCATCCGGGCTATGGCTTTCTGTCGGAGAACGCCCGCTTCGCCGACATCTGCGCCGATCACGGCATCACCTTCATCGGCCCCAAGGCCGAGCATATCCGCACCATGGGCGACAAGATCGAAGCCAAGAAGACGGCCCGCCGTCTCGGCATTCCTTGCGTGCCCGGCTCCGAAGGCGGCGTCACCGATGACGTCGAAGCGATGAAGATCGCCACCGAGATCGGCTTCCCGGTTCTGGTGAAGGCGGCGGCTGGCGGCGGCGGACGGGGCATGAAAGTAGCCCGCACCGCCGACGATCTTGTCGATGCGCTCGCCACCGCGCGCACCGAGGCGAAGGCTGCCTTCGGCGACGATGCGGTCTATCTCGAGAAATATCTGGAGAAGCCGCGCCACATCGAAATTCAAGTGCTCGGCGATGGCCAGGGCAACGCCATTCATCTGGGTGAACGCGATTGCTCGCTGCAACGTCGCCACCAGAAAGTCTGGGAAGAAGGCCCCTCGCCCGCGCTCAATGTCGAGGAACGCGAAAAGATCGGCGAGGTCGTCGCCAAGGCGATGCGCGAAATGGCTTATCTCGGCGTCGGCACGATCGAGTTCCTTTACGAGGACGGCCAGTTCTATTTCATCGAAATGAACACGCGCATCCAGGTCGAACATCCCGTGACCGAGATGATCACCGGCATCGATCTCGTCAACGAGCAGATCAAGATCGCCGCCGGCGCGCCGCTGACGATCACGCAGAATGACGTGCGCATCTCCGGCCATGCCATCGAGTGCCGCATCAACGCCGAACATCACGCGACCTTCCGACCCTCGCCTGGCCGCATCAGCTATTTCCATCCGCCGGGCGGCCTTGGCGTGCGCGTCGATTCCGCCGTCTATCAGGGCTATACGATCCCGCCCTATTATGACTCGCTGGTCGGCAAACTGATCGTCCACGGCCGCAGCCGCAACGAAGCACTGCTGCGCCTGCGTCGCGCGCTTGACGAATTCATCGTCGATGGTGTCGAGACCACCTTGCCGCTGTTCCGCACGCTCGTGCGCAATGCCGACATGCAGAACGGCGACTACGACATCCACTGGCTGGAAAAATTCCTCGCGACCGGCGGCATGGATCCGTCTCGGTAG
- a CDS encoding PepSY-associated TM helix domain-containing protein has product MTSKTLRIWIRVHTWTSLLPMLVLLLLCVTGLPLIFHEDIDRAFGQRGIPDPSATATMPHLPLDRLMEIASQARSGEAVRFATPVPGEPLWNMAMGSSVESRKLTAIVTVDARTGKVMRTGDRLRSPAMQFLRDLHSELLLDDKGMWILAIVGVCFVASIVSGVVVYAPFMRRLDFGTVRKTSRRLYWLDLHNLGGIVLTVWLLAVGLTGVVNTLSLQIANHWAATELAEMIRPWRNTPVPAKIISAQSAAETALAAAPGMTINTVAMPGTMMAGGHHYDVFLSGNQPLTSKLIMPVLINAEDGSISDMRSLPWYAQVLFLSKPLHFGDYGGMSLKILWALLDLAAIMVLGSGLYLWLARIRRPQAASQTSEVQHAPGR; this is encoded by the coding sequence ATGACCTCGAAGACGCTTCGCATCTGGATCCGTGTGCACACCTGGACGAGCCTACTCCCCATGCTCGTCCTGCTCCTGCTGTGCGTGACCGGGCTGCCTCTCATCTTCCATGAGGACATCGATCGGGCCTTCGGCCAGCGCGGCATTCCCGATCCGTCCGCGACAGCGACAATGCCTCACCTTCCGCTTGACCGCCTGATGGAGATCGCGAGCCAGGCTCGCTCTGGCGAAGCCGTTCGCTTCGCCACACCGGTGCCGGGCGAACCGTTGTGGAACATGGCGATGGGCAGCTCGGTCGAGTCCCGCAAACTGACGGCAATCGTCACCGTCGATGCGCGAACCGGAAAGGTCATGCGAACCGGCGACCGCCTCCGCAGTCCCGCGATGCAATTCCTCAGGGATCTCCACTCAGAACTCCTCCTCGATGACAAAGGCATGTGGATCCTCGCCATTGTCGGCGTGTGCTTTGTCGCTTCAATCGTTTCGGGCGTCGTCGTCTACGCGCCCTTCATGCGTCGCCTCGATTTCGGCACCGTGCGCAAAACCAGCCGACGGCTGTATTGGCTCGACCTGCATAATTTGGGCGGCATCGTCCTCACCGTCTGGCTGCTCGCCGTCGGCCTGACCGGCGTCGTCAACACGCTCTCGCTGCAAATCGCCAATCACTGGGCGGCGACAGAGCTGGCCGAGATGATCCGCCCTTGGCGCAATACGCCAGTGCCAGCGAAAATCATCTCGGCTCAATCGGCGGCCGAGACGGCTCTCGCGGCGGCGCCCGGCATGACGATCAACACGGTCGCGATGCCCGGCACCATGATGGCCGGTGGCCACCACTACGATGTCTTTCTCAGCGGCAATCAGCCGCTGACCTCAAAACTCATCATGCCTGTCCTCATCAACGCCGAGGATGGTTCCATCAGCGACATGCGCAGCCTGCCCTGGTATGCGCAGGTGCTCTTCCTCTCAAAGCCGCTGCATTTCGGCGACTATGGTGGAATGTCCCTGAAAATTCTGTGGGCTCTACTCGATCTGGCGGCCATCATGGTTTTAGGCAGCGGTCTTTACCTCTGGTTGGCACGCATCCGCCGTCCGCAGGCAGCCAGCCAGACTTCCGAAGTCCAACACGCGCCAGGACGTTAA
- a CDS encoding glyoxalase superfamily protein has protein sequence MSRLALDAAIPILRIYDIAKAKEFYVDFLGFKIDWEHRFDDNAPLYMQVSRSGTKLHLSEHYGDGTPGSAVYIRGHDVPALAAELHAKKARFARPSPTAKEMNLTDPFGNVLRFDDATNQH, from the coding sequence ATGTCTCGTCTCGCACTCGACGCCGCCATCCCCATTCTACGCATCTACGACATCGCGAAAGCCAAGGAATTCTACGTCGACTTCCTTGGCTTCAAGATCGATTGGGAACATCGCTTCGACGATAATGCGCCGCTCTACATGCAGGTGTCGCGCTCCGGCACGAAGCTGCATCTGAGCGAACATTACGGCGACGGCACACCCGGCAGCGCCGTCTATATCCGGGGTCATGACGTTCCAGCGCTCGCGGCGGAACTGCATGCCAAGAAGGCTCGCTTCGCCCGGCCAAGCCCGACCGCCAAGGAAATGAACCTCACCGATCCGTTCGGCAACGTGTTGCGCTTCGACGACGCAACGAACCAGCATTGA
- the aroQ gene encoding type II 3-dehydroquinate dehydratase, with amino-acid sequence MQAIHVLNGPNLNLLGTREPQIYGSETLADIETRLIAKARAANLILECRQSNHEGDLVDWIQEAGQGGAGVILNAGAYTHTSIALRDAIAGSGADVIEVHLSNVHARESFRHRSLISPVARGVILGFGSLSYDLAVDALIALAAKKKS; translated from the coding sequence ATGCAAGCCATCCATGTCCTCAACGGGCCCAATCTCAATTTGCTCGGAACACGCGAGCCGCAAATCTATGGCTCGGAAACGCTTGCCGATATCGAGACGCGCCTCATCGCCAAAGCCAGGGCCGCGAACTTGATCCTGGAATGCCGGCAGTCGAACCACGAGGGCGATCTGGTCGACTGGATCCAGGAAGCCGGCCAAGGCGGCGCGGGTGTCATTCTCAATGCCGGCGCCTATACCCACACCTCTATTGCCCTGCGCGATGCCATTGCCGGCTCCGGCGCCGATGTGATCGAGGTCCATCTCTCCAACGTCCACGCCCGGGAAAGCTTCCGCCACCGTTCCCTGATTTCGCCGGTGGCGCGCGGCGTCATCCTCGGGTTCGGATCCCTGTCCTATGACCTGGCCGTCGATGCGCTCATCGCGCTCGCGGCAAAGAAGAAGAGCTAA
- a CDS encoding ABC transporter ATP-binding protein, with translation MAGITISSLSKSYGGHHLRLTAVQDLDLAVQDNQFITLLGPSGCGKTTTLRLIAGYVTPDTGSIHVGDRLVSSPSGVVSPERRGMGMVFQNYAVWPHKTVYENIAFGLKLRKLSSTQVRDKVEGALDLVNLKGLAARFPNELSGGQQQRVALARSLVVEPDILLLDEPLSNLDAKLREKMRGELKQLQRRTGITFIYVTHDQAEALALSDQIAVMHAGRLQQFGSPFDVYTTPANRVVADFMGLVNLVPGRIRSISGDRAEIEADGGLVLVAPRPPEMAVGMEIDIAIRPENIRLSVAPEAFAGVVSERTFLGNLCEYVVVIPGGRALRVQTHPLQQFSIGESVGITIDPSQCSLFACEPDAVASAA, from the coding sequence ATGGCCGGTATTACGATCTCCTCGCTTTCCAAAAGCTATGGTGGGCATCATCTGCGGCTGACGGCTGTGCAGGATCTCGACCTGGCGGTCCAGGACAATCAGTTTATCACGCTGCTCGGTCCTTCGGGCTGCGGCAAGACGACGACGCTGCGACTGATCGCGGGCTATGTCACCCCCGATACCGGTTCCATCCATGTCGGTGACAGGTTGGTCTCGTCGCCATCCGGCGTGGTCTCGCCTGAACGGCGCGGCATGGGCATGGTCTTCCAGAACTATGCGGTCTGGCCGCACAAGACGGTCTACGAGAACATCGCCTTCGGCTTGAAACTCAGGAAGCTCTCCTCGACACAGGTCCGTGACAAGGTTGAGGGAGCGCTCGACCTGGTCAATCTGAAGGGGCTCGCGGCGCGTTTCCCCAATGAGCTTTCCGGTGGTCAACAGCAGCGCGTCGCGCTGGCGCGCTCGCTCGTGGTCGAGCCCGACATCCTGTTGTTGGACGAACCTCTCTCGAACCTCGACGCCAAGTTGCGGGAGAAGATGCGCGGCGAACTCAAACAATTGCAGCGGCGCACGGGCATCACCTTCATCTATGTCACCCATGATCAGGCCGAAGCGTTGGCTCTCTCCGACCAGATTGCCGTGATGCATGCCGGGCGGTTGCAGCAATTCGGCTCGCCCTTCGATGTCTACACCACGCCGGCGAACCGCGTCGTCGCCGACTTCATGGGGCTCGTGAATTTGGTTCCAGGCCGCATCCGCTCGATCAGCGGCGACAGGGCCGAAATCGAGGCCGACGGCGGATTGGTCCTGGTGGCGCCACGGCCGCCCGAGATGGCGGTGGGTATGGAGATCGACATCGCGATCCGCCCGGAGAATATCCGATTGAGCGTCGCACCCGAAGCCTTTGCCGGTGTCGTCAGCGAGCGAACCTTTCTCGGCAATCTCTGCGAATATGTTGTCGTCATCCCGGGCGGACGGGCGCTGCGCGTTCAGACCCATCCCTTGCAGCAATTTTCTATCGGCGAAAGCGTCGGCATCACCATCGACCCAAGCCAGTGCAGCCTGTTCGCGTGCGAGCCGGATGCCGTCGCTTCGGCCGCATGA
- a CDS encoding AraC family transcriptional regulator: MTPRRFVQKSSDGTLARGDQGVPVDHTAIGLRADGAFRRTRGPSAQTASKEGGHGVELLLTNQSGDVRLMYATYAAKEGEFAKLSDTWIHLCRDGGGHLYRTTDRNRLDGQMRPGVIALAGPDARVVGSWPSMSLLSLGISTNKLGAIIADLHRQGSAGLIDYSRFYQDPLLEQLLIAIAAEAETHALSTLFIEHALTLLVLRLTSMPPKNTEGALSPRQLIHVCDFIAEHLSNDISLPALASITGLSTAEFSRRFKTSTGEAPYAYVTHQRIRRAMWLLRDASVSIDSIAKCVGYLNGSQFARAFQRVVGRSPTHWRREDAAHS, encoded by the coding sequence ATGACACCGCGCCGTTTCGTGCAGAAATCATCTGATGGTACCCTCGCCAGAGGAGACCAGGGCGTCCCTGTCGATCATACTGCAATCGGGCTGCGCGCAGACGGCGCGTTCCGCCGCACGCGAGGTCCATCGGCCCAGACTGCCAGCAAAGAAGGCGGACACGGCGTTGAATTGCTCCTGACGAACCAGAGCGGCGATGTCCGGCTGATGTATGCGACATATGCGGCAAAAGAAGGCGAGTTCGCGAAGCTTTCCGACACATGGATTCATCTATGCCGCGACGGCGGCGGCCATCTTTACAGAACCACGGATCGCAACCGGCTCGATGGGCAAATGCGGCCAGGAGTTATCGCGCTTGCCGGACCCGATGCGCGCGTCGTCGGTTCCTGGCCGTCGATGAGCCTCTTGAGCCTGGGGATATCAACCAACAAGCTCGGCGCCATCATTGCCGATCTGCATCGGCAAGGCAGCGCCGGTTTGATTGATTACTCGCGTTTCTATCAAGACCCTTTGCTTGAGCAGCTTCTGATCGCGATTGCAGCCGAAGCAGAAACACACGCGTTGTCGACACTCTTCATCGAACACGCCTTGACACTGCTGGTGTTGCGGCTCACCTCGATGCCGCCGAAGAACACTGAGGGCGCATTGTCACCGAGGCAATTGATTCACGTTTGTGATTTCATCGCCGAACATCTGTCGAATGACATCTCCCTGCCGGCTTTGGCCTCCATCACGGGTCTGAGTACGGCCGAGTTCAGCCGGCGCTTCAAGACGAGCACCGGTGAAGCGCCCTATGCCTACGTCACTCATCAGCGCATCAGGCGGGCCATGTGGCTTCTGCGCGACGCGTCGGTCAGCATCGATAGCATCGCTAAGTGCGTTGGCTATCTGAATGGAAGCCAATTCGCACGTGCATTTCAAAGGGTGGTTGGGCGGTCTCCGACGCACTGGCGTCGAGAAGACGCCGCGCATTCTTGA
- a CDS encoding extracellular solute-binding protein, which produces MRRLAYTIAMGTVISLGAVSVTLAQDRADLEAAKKEGKVVWYTSTPVETGQKIAKMFEAKYGVKVEIFRSGGSAILRRFLQEAQAKRINADLLTTSDPAAAAELGDQGMFVPFKPVNFDKIPDSAKDANGNFIAQRLNIITIYVRSDKMPAAMAPRTWDALLDPKYKGLQVMTDPSFTSLQLTVVGMNAKEKGWGYYEKLRQNDIMIVQSNQQVSDMIKRGERVIAAGALDSYAAEDRKDGHPIETIYPTDGTYVIPSPTSVVKGSPNPNAGKLLAEFMISDDVQKLFPEDGAYSARIDMPPPAGSPAIKDIKVIGVDYAFLRKQGPVVKKKFNEIFQ; this is translated from the coding sequence ATGCGCAGACTGGCTTACACGATCGCGATGGGCACCGTGATATCGCTGGGCGCGGTCAGCGTCACGCTTGCGCAAGACAGGGCCGACCTGGAGGCCGCCAAAAAGGAAGGCAAAGTCGTCTGGTACACGTCGACGCCGGTCGAGACCGGCCAGAAGATCGCGAAAATGTTCGAGGCAAAATACGGCGTAAAGGTCGAGATCTTCCGCTCGGGCGGCTCGGCGATCCTGCGCCGTTTCCTGCAGGAGGCGCAGGCCAAGCGCATCAACGCCGATCTCCTCACGACATCGGATCCCGCCGCTGCGGCGGAACTGGGCGACCAGGGCATGTTCGTCCCGTTTAAGCCCGTCAATTTCGATAAGATCCCCGACAGCGCGAAGGATGCCAATGGCAATTTCATCGCTCAACGGCTCAATATCATCACGATCTATGTGCGCAGCGACAAGATGCCGGCGGCGATGGCGCCACGTACCTGGGATGCCTTGCTCGATCCTAAATATAAGGGGCTGCAGGTCATGACCGACCCTTCCTTCACTTCGCTTCAACTGACGGTGGTTGGCATGAATGCGAAGGAGAAGGGCTGGGGATATTATGAGAAGCTGCGCCAGAACGACATTATGATCGTGCAGAGCAACCAGCAGGTCTCCGACATGATCAAGCGCGGCGAACGCGTGATCGCTGCTGGCGCGCTTGATTCTTACGCTGCCGAGGATCGTAAGGACGGTCATCCGATCGAGACGATCTATCCGACCGACGGCACCTATGTGATCCCGTCGCCAACCTCGGTGGTCAAGGGCTCGCCCAACCCCAATGCCGGCAAGCTCCTGGCCGAATTCATGATCAGCGACGACGTTCAGAAGCTCTTCCCCGAGGACGGCGCCTATTCGGCGCGTATCGACATGCCGCCACCGGCCGGCAGTCCCGCCATCAAGGACATCAAGGTGATCGGCGTCGACTATGCCTTCCTGCGTAAGCAGGGGCCGGTCGTGAAGAAGAAGTTCAATGAGATATTCCAATAA
- a CDS encoding alpha/beta hydrolase, whose protein sequence is MNQHATMQGAIKSEEHWTKKGDVDLFLFEKYLNHPSDDKGTILFVHGSSMASQPTFDLNVPGRPDSSVMEWFAKQGYDTWCVDMEGYGRSTKTRDITSNIADGADDLAAASEYIMKLRGNRPFLIYGISSGALRAASFAERHPERVRRLALDAFVWTGEGSPTLEERKKKLPQFQAMKRRPIDRAFVHSIFERDHPGTADHATIEAFADAILALDDSMPTGTYVDMCSRLPLTDPAKITVPTIIMRGEYDGIASFEDLMAFYARLPNADKQFIVMPGISHASFQQKNYKLVYHILRSFFEQPEPLYRGE, encoded by the coding sequence ATGAATCAGCATGCAACCATGCAAGGCGCCATCAAGAGCGAGGAGCACTGGACCAAGAAGGGGGATGTCGATCTCTTTCTATTCGAAAAATATCTAAACCATCCCAGCGACGACAAGGGCACGATCTTGTTCGTACATGGCTCGTCGATGGCCTCGCAACCGACCTTCGATCTCAATGTTCCTGGCCGGCCGGATTCCTCGGTGATGGAATGGTTCGCCAAGCAGGGCTACGATACCTGGTGTGTCGATATGGAGGGCTATGGTCGCTCGACCAAGACCCGCGACATCACCAGCAACATCGCTGACGGCGCCGATGATCTGGCGGCAGCCTCCGAGTATATTATGAAACTGCGCGGCAACCGTCCTTTCCTGATCTATGGGATTTCTTCGGGTGCGCTGCGCGCCGCGAGCTTTGCCGAGCGTCATCCCGAGCGGGTGCGTCGGCTGGCGCTCGACGCTTTCGTGTGGACCGGCGAGGGGAGTCCGACGCTGGAAGAGCGCAAGAAGAAGCTACCGCAATTCCAGGCGATGAAACGCCGGCCGATCGACCGTGCTTTCGTGCATTCGATCTTTGAGCGGGACCATCCCGGAACGGCCGACCACGCGACGATCGAGGCCTTCGCCGACGCGATCCTGGCGCTCGACGATTCCATGCCGACAGGCACCTATGTCGACATGTGCTCGCGCCTGCCGCTGACCGACCCGGCCAAGATTACCGTGCCGACGATCATCATGCGGGGCGAATATGATGGCATCGCCAGTTTCGAGGATCTGATGGCTTTCTATGCGCGGCTGCCGAATGCCGACAAGCAATTCATCGTCATGCCTGGCATCTCGCATGCCTCGTTTCAGCAGAAGAACTACAAGCTGGTTTATCACATCTTGAGGAGTTTCTTCGAACAGCCGGAGCCGCTCTATCGCGGTGAATGA
- the accB gene encoding acetyl-CoA carboxylase biotin carboxyl carrier protein, producing MTKKPEDEKPRFDTSLVEELGAILGRLELSEIEVEHEGMRVRVSRQPPTVIATAAPTSVIAPPPLPIATPAAATPAAAPVEHPGTVKSPMVGTAYRRPSPDSKPFVEIGSVVKEGEKILLVEAMKTFNEIVAPRAGTITALFVDDGQPVEYGAPLLVIE from the coding sequence ATGACCAAGAAGCCCGAAGACGAAAAGCCCCGGTTTGACACCTCGCTGGTCGAGGAACTGGGCGCGATCCTGGGGCGTCTCGAACTGTCGGAGATCGAGGTTGAGCATGAAGGCATGCGCGTGCGCGTGTCGCGTCAGCCGCCGACCGTGATCGCCACAGCCGCTCCGACCTCCGTCATTGCGCCGCCGCCGCTGCCGATCGCCACCCCTGCGGCCGCCACACCAGCGGCCGCTCCTGTGGAGCATCCCGGCACGGTGAAGTCGCCGATGGTCGGCACCGCCTATCGCCGCCCGAGCCCGGATTCCAAGCCGTTCGTCGAGATCGGCAGCGTCGTCAAGGAAGGCGAGAAGATTTTGCTCGTCGAAGCGATGAAGACATTCAACGAGATCGTCGCACCGCGCGCCGGCACCATCACGGCGCTCTTCGTCGATGACGGCCAGCCGGTCGAGTATGGCGCGCCGCTGCTCGTGATCGAATAG
- a CDS encoding TonB-dependent siderophore receptor, whose translation MTPTFRMQGILMLTTAYAALAFGIDRVSAQSTNGASSLPAVTVDAPMQRQIAPRAPRHVRQAATGRPRAGARSSQVAQTPRPIPPQPLQNPTTILRGNGPINGYVAGRSLAGTKTDTPLLETPQAISVVGRDQIRDQNAQSVVEALRYTAGVAANANPNDGRFETLRIRGFEPVIYLDGMQLPYGTGLFARPKVDPFMLERVEVLKGPSSSLYGQIAPGGLVNLVSLLPPSTPIRTVEFQANTFGRGQAAFDVGGPVGPSGEFLYRVTGLVHAGGTQVDHVDDFRGVISPSFTWKPNADTTLTVLGSFQRDDTGVEIQFLPAYGTLYPNPYGKIPINKFVGDSNFDHYGRTQYWAGYQLEHRVNDALTLRQNLRYASLDTNIKAVIGQGGLAANMYTLNRFAFRVPEKATAFTLDNQAEARFNTGPLTHTALFGLDYRHSTGSFKQYFGPAPSINIFNTVYSQPITLPPLTTFTEQVQDQLGLHAQDQIAFDRWRLTLSGRHDWVSTETRNYLSATTPKLNQSDSAFSGRVGLNYVFDFGLSPYVAYARSFQPTLAVTTTGPSRPTTGEQIEAGVKYQPVGTNVMLTAAVFDITQQNILTPNPSGIPGAPQVQTGEARSKGVELEAMASLTEGLKLIASYTYTDTKVTKSNTAAQLGKQLIITPRNQAALWADYTFQDGAARGLSLGAGVRYTGKSYGDAANTMRIPDYALVDAALRYDLANLSPTLKGATIAINAQNIFNRPYVATCQSLSACFYGAGRVVTASLRMTW comes from the coding sequence ATGACGCCGACATTCCGAATGCAGGGCATCCTTATGCTGACGACGGCTTATGCTGCGCTCGCCTTCGGCATCGATCGGGTTTCCGCGCAATCGACCAACGGCGCCAGCAGTTTGCCCGCGGTCACCGTCGATGCGCCGATGCAAAGGCAGATCGCGCCTCGTGCCCCACGACATGTTCGACAAGCCGCCACGGGCCGGCCCCGCGCCGGAGCGCGCTCAAGCCAAGTCGCACAAACGCCAAGGCCGATCCCGCCCCAGCCGTTGCAAAATCCGACCACGATCCTGCGCGGCAACGGCCCGATCAACGGCTATGTCGCCGGTCGCAGCCTCGCCGGCACAAAGACCGACACGCCGCTTTTGGAAACGCCGCAGGCGATCTCCGTGGTCGGGCGCGATCAGATCCGCGACCAGAACGCCCAATCCGTGGTCGAGGCGCTGCGCTACACCGCCGGCGTCGCGGCTAACGCCAATCCGAACGACGGGCGCTTCGAGACGCTCCGCATTCGCGGTTTCGAGCCCGTCATTTACCTCGACGGCATGCAACTGCCCTACGGCACCGGCCTGTTCGCAAGGCCGAAGGTCGATCCCTTCATGCTGGAACGGGTTGAGGTGCTGAAGGGCCCGTCGTCTTCCCTCTATGGCCAGATCGCGCCCGGCGGCTTGGTCAATCTCGTCAGCCTGCTGCCGCCGTCCACGCCGATCCGCACCGTCGAATTTCAGGCCAACACGTTTGGCCGCGGCCAGGCGGCCTTCGACGTCGGCGGCCCTGTCGGCCCCAGCGGCGAATTTCTCTATCGCGTCACGGGACTGGTTCATGCCGGCGGCACGCAGGTCGACCACGTCGACGATTTTCGGGGCGTGATCTCGCCGTCGTTCACCTGGAAACCGAATGCCGATACGACGCTGACCGTGCTCGGTTCCTTCCAGCGCGACGATACCGGCGTTGAGATTCAGTTCCTGCCGGCTTACGGCACGCTCTATCCCAACCCCTATGGCAAGATTCCGATCAACAAATTCGTCGGTGATTCCAACTTCGATCACTACGGGCGCACGCAATATTGGGCGGGCTATCAGCTCGAACACCGCGTGAACGACGCTTTGACCCTGCGCCAGAATCTGCGCTACGCATCCCTCGATACCAATATCAAGGCGGTTATCGGACAAGGCGGCCTGGCCGCCAATATGTACACGCTCAATCGCTTCGCCTTCCGGGTGCCTGAAAAGGCTACCGCGTTCACACTCGACAATCAGGCGGAAGCACGTTTCAACACCGGGCCGCTGACCCACACAGCCTTGTTCGGGCTCGACTACCGGCACTCGACGGGCAGCTTCAAACAATATTTTGGCCCCGCTCCCTCCATCAACATCTTCAACACGGTCTACAGCCAGCCGATCACCTTACCGCCGCTGACGACCTTTACGGAACAGGTGCAAGATCAGCTCGGCCTCCATGCGCAGGATCAGATCGCGTTCGATCGCTGGCGCCTGACGTTGAGCGGCCGGCATGACTGGGTGTCAACGGAGACGCGCAACTACCTCAGCGCCACCACCCCAAAGCTCAATCAGAGTGACTCAGCCTTTTCCGGCCGCGTCGGCTTGAACTATGTGTTCGATTTCGGCCTGTCGCCCTATGTGGCCTATGCGCGGTCGTTCCAGCCGACGCTTGCCGTCACGACCACCGGTCCGTCACGCCCGACCACGGGCGAACAGATCGAAGCCGGCGTCAAATATCAGCCCGTCGGCACCAATGTGATGCTGACGGCGGCGGTGTTCGACATTACGCAACAAAACATTCTCACGCCTAATCCTTCCGGGATACCGGGTGCTCCTCAGGTCCAGACCGGCGAAGCTCGATCGAAAGGCGTCGAATTGGAAGCCATGGCCTCGCTCACCGAAGGCCTCAAACTCATCGCGTCCTATACCTACACCGACACCAAGGTGACGAAGAGCAACACCGCCGCGCAACTCGGCAAGCAACTCATCATCACGCCGCGCAATCAGGCGGCCTTGTGGGCTGACTATACGTTCCAAGACGGCGCGGCGCGCGGTCTCAGCCTTGGTGCGGGCGTTCGCTACACCGGCAAATCCTATGGCGATGCGGCCAATACCATGCGCATTCCTGACTATGCGCTGGTCGATGCGGCGCTCCGCTATGATCTGGCCAACCTCAGCCCGACCTTGAAGGGCGCGACGATTGCCATCAACGCGCAGAATATTTTCAATCGCCCCTATGTTGCGACCTGCCAGAGCCTCAGCGCCTGCTTCTATGGCGCGGGCCGCGTCGTGACGGCGAGCCTGCGCATGACATGGTAA